The Crocinitomicaceae bacterium genome includes a region encoding these proteins:
- the hisC gene encoding histidinol-phosphate transaminase, with product MTGKKQIIRLNTNENYYGCSGAVIPVMEKKLELVNQYPDMSFRLEKRLAEKYGLSEEQVITGAGSVRIIDGIIQSLVKPDEEILSFDRSFIAYEQLADAHYRKLIKVKQTDFICWPENLSTHISPKTRVIFLANPNNPTGTIISHEELDLFMQKLSPEIYLVLDEAYCEYVSDSSYPDALALLKKYKNLIVLRSFSKIYGLAGLRIGYGFMNANLANQMKAKRIPFFLNYLAEDAALAALEDEKFIQICAEKNAIERVWLTDALQKKGYHVISSQANFLFVYFEDEDQKDKIHQKLSSEGLITCNLTSFNQNNSIRIGLADREVNEMVVRVLV from the coding sequence ATGACCGGAAAAAAACAAATCATCCGATTGAACACCAACGAAAATTACTACGGTTGCTCAGGTGCTGTTATTCCGGTGATGGAAAAAAAATTGGAGCTGGTAAATCAGTATCCTGATATGTCATTTCGCTTAGAGAAAAGACTGGCAGAAAAATACGGACTCTCTGAAGAGCAAGTAATCACCGGAGCCGGTTCAGTACGAATCATTGACGGCATCATCCAAAGTCTGGTAAAACCAGATGAAGAAATTCTTTCATTTGATCGCAGTTTTATTGCATATGAGCAACTGGCAGATGCGCATTACCGAAAACTTATCAAAGTAAAACAAACGGATTTTATTTGTTGGCCAGAAAATTTAAGTACACATATCAGTCCAAAAACACGCGTCATTTTTTTAGCGAATCCTAACAATCCAACAGGCACTATTATCAGTCATGAGGAACTTGATTTGTTCATGCAAAAACTTTCACCTGAAATTTATTTAGTTTTGGATGAAGCCTATTGCGAATATGTGAGTGACTCCAGTTATCCGGATGCGCTAGCACTACTCAAAAAATATAAGAATCTGATTGTATTGAGATCCTTCTCAAAAATTTATGGCCTCGCCGGACTGCGCATTGGATATGGGTTTATGAACGCTAACCTGGCGAATCAAATGAAAGCTAAACGCATTCCGTTTTTCCTAAATTATCTTGCTGAAGACGCTGCACTTGCCGCACTTGAAGATGAAAAATTCATTCAGATTTGCGCAGAAAAAAATGCAATTGAACGAGTCTGGCTGACGGATGCTTTGCAAAAAAAAGGATATCACGTGATAAGCTCACAGGCAAATTTTCTGTTCGTCTATTTTGAAGATGAAGACCAAAAAGATAAAATCCATCAAAAACTAAGTTCAGAAGGTTTGATTACGTGCAACCTTACCAGCTTCAACCAAAATAATTCTATCCGCATTGGTCTGGCTGACCGCGAGGTTAATGAGATGGTGGTGCGGGTTTTGGTGTGA
- a CDS encoding FAD binding domain-containing protein, whose amino-acid sequence MNFEIINPSNTTELLSAVTKLSKKNYRFAAGCTDLLLDLKRKPVKDLTVINLQTVKDNRLTGIKKMAKVIRIGAGTTAHALVTDEDIRTWFPTLHEAALNLASTQIRQVATVGGNLCTASPSGDIACALMALNATCEILNTRGKRRSVSIREFFTGVRTTVLKNNELLYSITIPLNEASPKTAAGKKLYSGFIKIGTRKSMECSVVSLAYHIQSDNKGRVTKAGIAIGAAAPTIKFTETATDFLQGVKPGELSAIDRKKFADLILEYASPISDVRATAWYRKEVLFNISKGLLEAMPA is encoded by the coding sequence ATGAATTTTGAAATTATCAATCCGTCCAATACAACAGAATTATTATCTGCCGTTACCAAATTATCCAAAAAGAATTATCGATTTGCAGCCGGTTGTACTGATCTTTTACTTGATTTGAAAAGAAAACCGGTAAAAGATCTTACTGTGATTAATCTTCAAACGGTGAAAGATAATCGCTTGACCGGAATTAAAAAAATGGCCAAGGTAATTCGCATAGGTGCAGGTACAACGGCTCATGCACTTGTTACAGATGAAGACATTCGTACCTGGTTTCCAACTTTACATGAGGCAGCATTGAATCTGGCATCAACACAAATCAGACAAGTTGCAACCGTTGGTGGGAATTTATGCACTGCGTCTCCATCAGGCGATATTGCATGCGCACTGATGGCATTAAACGCAACATGCGAAATTTTAAATACACGTGGCAAAAGAAGATCAGTTTCTATTCGTGAATTTTTTACCGGCGTGCGCACAACGGTTTTAAAAAATAATGAACTGCTATACTCTATCACCATTCCGCTCAATGAAGCAAGTCCAAAAACGGCAGCAGGAAAAAAACTCTATTCCGGTTTTATTAAAATAGGAACAAGAAAATCCATGGAGTGCTCAGTGGTATCACTTGCTTATCATATTCAATCAGACAATAAAGGCAGAGTTACAAAAGCAGGAATTGCAATTGGAGCAGCAGCGCCAACGATTAAATTCACTGAAACTGCTACTGATTTTTTACAAGGAGTAAAACCCGGAGAGTTGAGTGCAATAGATCGCAAAAAATTTGCTGATTTGATTTTGGAATATGCTTCACCTATTTCTGATGTGCGCGCTACGGCATGGTATCGGAAAGAGGTTTTGTTTAATATCAGTAAAGGGTTGTTGGAGGCTATGCCCGCTTGA